A part of Leptospira congkakensis genomic DNA contains:
- a CDS encoding ArnT family glycosyltransferase, whose product MKESLTPSERIFYRILLLVASLPILFTLPLDVIDIDSSQYASISRELVLSGDFFTLFDNGRRYLDKPILTFWTIASSFSLFGINNIAFRIPAILVSLLSVYSIYRITLLTGGKERQGYLASFAYLLAPGVYAMIVDPKIDVYLTAYLVFTYHFYYLGRKKNPNYFYLMYLMMSMGFVTKGPISVVIPALSIGGDILFRRDWKLLLSMRVPTGIFVLASLPAFWCVLLYKSFNSYGPSFFLWIQSFGRFYKEMYDVKFDPFYFYKSFSWAFFSGVFPMIIYLVFRTYNYIKSLGWKEVLRKIRANEYKDIDFVIPFWVFLFLFLISFSRFPLPQYTYWVLPGAALYFGKLAEESLFRSSVERLRPSFLIAGLVYLVGYFLIPVFVAEVGIVYYVFGIIGILFIMLSAQLIPLEVLVTLVGATLFFSAISLEFYPLLTSYQPSKEFGAKIKELEPNEPVVYTFWLSNSKRSYGFYAERNFRNVYDKDKLDKLWTEKPERLLILPSEKLAQLQELAGPGYEIEPVLERESFKVATPTIGFLKKETRNLVTKKISLVWLKKIQGKSFKNSKV is encoded by the coding sequence ATGAAAGAATCACTAACCCCATCCGAAAGAATTTTTTATAGAATTCTGTTACTCGTTGCCTCACTTCCCATTTTATTCACTCTTCCTCTGGATGTGATTGATATCGATAGCTCTCAATATGCAAGTATCAGTCGTGAACTTGTATTATCTGGTGATTTTTTTACTTTGTTTGATAATGGAAGACGTTATTTAGACAAACCAATCCTAACTTTCTGGACGATTGCTAGTTCTTTTTCCCTATTTGGAATTAACAACATTGCCTTTCGCATCCCTGCAATTCTAGTAAGTTTACTTTCTGTTTATTCGATTTATCGGATCACTCTTTTAACGGGTGGAAAAGAAAGACAAGGATATCTTGCTTCTTTTGCTTATCTTTTGGCGCCTGGGGTTTATGCGATGATCGTAGATCCAAAGATAGATGTTTATTTAACTGCTTATTTGGTGTTTACCTATCACTTTTACTATTTAGGCCGTAAAAAAAATCCAAATTACTTTTACTTAATGTATCTGATGATGTCGATGGGTTTTGTTACGAAAGGTCCGATTTCAGTAGTCATCCCTGCCTTATCAATTGGTGGCGATATTTTATTTCGCAGGGATTGGAAGTTACTACTTTCTATGCGAGTGCCTACTGGGATTTTTGTTCTCGCTTCACTTCCTGCTTTTTGGTGTGTTTTATTATATAAAAGTTTTAACTCGTATGGTCCTTCTTTCTTTTTATGGATCCAATCCTTTGGACGTTTTTATAAAGAAATGTATGATGTGAAGTTCGATCCATTTTACTTTTATAAATCTTTTTCATGGGCATTCTTCAGTGGAGTGTTTCCCATGATCATTTACCTTGTTTTCCGGACTTACAACTATATCAAGTCACTTGGATGGAAGGAAGTCCTTAGAAAAATTCGAGCAAATGAATACAAAGATATCGACTTTGTGATTCCATTTTGGGTTTTTCTATTTTTGTTTTTGATTTCATTTTCTCGTTTTCCACTCCCACAATATACATACTGGGTGCTTCCTGGTGCAGCCCTCTATTTTGGAAAACTTGCAGAAGAAAGTTTGTTTCGTTCGAGTGTGGAACGCCTTCGTCCCTCCTTCTTAATTGCTGGTCTTGTTTATTTGGTCGGATATTTTCTCATCCCTGTTTTTGTAGCAGAGGTCGGAATTGTATATTATGTATTTGGAATCATTGGGATTCTATTCATTATGTTATCGGCCCAACTCATTCCTTTGGAAGTGCTTGTTACTCTTGTGGGTGCCACTTTATTTTTCAGTGCGATTAGTTTAGAGTTTTATCCGTTACTGACTAGTTACCAACCTTCTAAAGAATTCGGTGCTAAAATCAAAGAACTAGAACCGAATGAACCTGTGGTTTATACTTTCTGGTTGTCTAATTCCAAACGATCTTATGGCTTTTATGCGGAACGAAACTTTCGCAACGTATATGATAAAGACAAATTAGACAAACTTTGGACCGAAAAACCAGAAAGGCTTCTCATCCTCCCTTCCGAAAAGTTGGCCCAGTTGCAGGAACTAGCAGGTCCAGGATATGAGATTGAGCCGGTTCTGGAGCGGGAATCCTTCAAAGTGGCTACGCCCACCATTGGTTTTCTGAAAAAAGAGACAAGAAACCTCGTCACAAAGAAAATTTCTTTGGTTTGGCTAAAAAAAATTCAGGGGAAATCATTTAAAAATTCGAAAGTATAA
- a CDS encoding Cys-rich protein, translating to MKHGKWILSLAIALSFLNCQDIVEKKCQAACEVFISCTEEELKLTLAPDVKRTGRIQCMDGCTTHNSDILQCYDQEPNSCKGFGQCLIQIGTLE from the coding sequence GTGAAACACGGTAAATGGATCTTAAGTCTTGCGATAGCTCTCAGTTTTCTGAACTGCCAAGATATTGTGGAAAAAAAATGCCAAGCTGCTTGCGAAGTTTTTATTTCCTGTACTGAAGAAGAATTAAAACTCACACTGGCACCGGATGTCAAACGTACAGGTCGGATCCAATGTATGGACGGATGTACAACTCATAACAGTGATATCCTCCAATGTTATGACCAAGAACCAAATTCTTGCAAAGGATTTGGACAATGCCTCATCCAAATTGGTACTTTAGAATGA
- the rlmN gene encoding 23S rRNA (adenine(2503)-C(2))-methyltransferase RlmN, with amino-acid sequence MKEEIPVLKGKTKKELEELCVSLGLEKYRAAQIYTGIYKSRYTSLDQFTTLSKEVREKLKQHTLYPEIEIGRDLASKEDGTRKFTFYVGENKEIEAVWIPSGDGGRKTICISSQIGCTLNCKFCATGLLEYKGNLQTWQILDQILQVERLVGDRATNIVFMGMGEPMHNYFSVMKAAHILRDQDGFGLGALRITISTAGVTTGINRFIENKEPFNFAISLNHPNPNSRSSIMDVNDKHPLEKLIDSAQRFTKELDRAITFEYVMIPDVNMGRDNAERLAKIARSVNKCKINVIPLNTDFTGWRRPTDDEVKDFVMHLKAKTTAPILNRRSPGRDINGACGMLALKGIRSETR; translated from the coding sequence ATGAAAGAGGAAATACCGGTTCTCAAAGGGAAAACCAAAAAAGAACTAGAAGAGTTATGTGTTTCCTTGGGTTTGGAAAAATACCGAGCGGCACAGATATATACAGGTATCTATAAGAGTCGTTACACGAGCCTAGACCAATTCACTACCTTGTCCAAAGAGGTTCGTGAAAAACTAAAACAACATACCCTTTATCCGGAAATTGAAATTGGTAGGGACTTGGCCTCCAAAGAAGACGGAACTCGTAAATTTACTTTTTACGTTGGTGAAAATAAAGAAATCGAAGCGGTTTGGATTCCCTCGGGAGATGGGGGACGAAAGACCATTTGTATCTCTTCCCAAATTGGTTGCACTCTGAATTGTAAATTTTGTGCAACTGGACTTTTAGAATACAAAGGCAACTTACAAACTTGGCAAATCCTCGACCAAATTTTGCAAGTGGAACGTCTTGTTGGGGATCGGGCCACGAATATTGTTTTTATGGGAATGGGCGAACCCATGCACAATTATTTTTCCGTAATGAAAGCTGCTCATATCCTTCGAGACCAAGATGGATTTGGACTCGGGGCGCTCCGGATCACTATCTCTACAGCAGGTGTGACCACTGGAATCAATCGTTTTATTGAAAACAAAGAACCATTTAATTTTGCGATTTCTCTAAACCATCCCAATCCAAATTCTCGTTCTTCGATTATGGACGTAAACGACAAACACCCGTTAGAGAAATTGATTGATTCTGCACAAAGGTTTACTAAGGAACTCGACCGAGCCATTACTTTTGAATATGTTATGATTCCTGATGTGAATATGGGTCGGGACAATGCGGAACGACTCGCAAAAATTGCACGTTCGGTGAATAAATGCAAAATCAATGTGATTCCACTCAATACAGATTTTACTGGATGGCGTAGACCCACTGATGATGAAGTCAAAGATTTTGTAATGCATCTTAAAGCTAAAACAACGGCTCCCATCCTGAACCGCAGAAGTCCTGGTAGGGACATCAATGGTGCTTGTGGAATGTTGGCCTTAAAAGGAATTCGAAGTGAAACACGGTAA
- a CDS encoding sterol desaturase family protein, which translates to MNSDAFMEYAFIVMVALIGIEIFVSYIKGKQYYRLNVLIADVSTGVIFALIGVVILLGALYVYDKIETNFSLSSLGYHFFPLESPFRFSPSFSVNWYALGAWSFAIVLADFIYYWFHRHCHEINLFWATHVTHHSTQEMNLSVAFRGNGLQRIFEYIYFLSMALLGIPWAMFLLSHRILKVYQFVVHTRFIGKLGFLEHFMVTPSNHRVHHGIQDKYIDRNHGGIFIIWDRMFGSFEWETEEPIYGLTKPVNSFNPITVNLHVFKDILFQILECKSVGDVFKTIFGPPGWKPSYLITAADKAPEPTQVKKYDPRPPMGVMIYVALQATVLMAVGLVIWKVAKINLEQDMTTLGILSVVIVFSLFSIDRTMEMKRWSRRTEVVRNFLFILAFVATLVYSNIPNIEIFAIPLIGLSFVSLVWILIKRKTFFDLSNISNTWY; encoded by the coding sequence ATGAATAGCGACGCCTTTATGGAATATGCCTTTATCGTCATGGTCGCACTGATAGGAATCGAGATATTTGTTTCCTACATCAAAGGAAAACAATACTACCGATTGAACGTTCTCATCGCCGATGTGAGCACCGGTGTGATCTTTGCATTGATTGGAGTGGTCATCCTCCTCGGTGCTCTGTATGTTTATGACAAAATAGAGACAAATTTTTCGCTCTCGAGTTTAGGTTATCATTTTTTTCCTCTGGAAAGTCCGTTTCGTTTTTCACCTAGTTTTTCTGTGAACTGGTATGCTCTCGGTGCTTGGAGTTTTGCAATTGTTTTGGCAGATTTTATCTACTACTGGTTTCACAGACATTGCCATGAAATCAATTTGTTCTGGGCCACTCATGTCACCCACCACTCCACTCAAGAAATGAATTTGTCTGTTGCCTTCCGAGGAAACGGATTACAAAGAATATTCGAATATATTTATTTTCTATCCATGGCGTTACTTGGAATCCCTTGGGCTATGTTTTTACTCAGCCACCGAATTTTAAAAGTTTACCAATTTGTGGTCCACACTCGTTTTATTGGGAAACTAGGATTTTTAGAACATTTTATGGTGACACCATCTAACCATAGAGTCCACCACGGAATCCAAGATAAGTATATCGACCGTAACCACGGTGGGATTTTTATCATTTGGGATCGTATGTTTGGATCCTTTGAATGGGAAACAGAAGAACCAATCTATGGTTTAACAAAACCAGTAAACTCCTTTAACCCAATCACTGTAAACTTACATGTATTCAAGGATATCTTATTTCAAATCTTGGAATGTAAATCTGTAGGTGATGTTTTTAAAACCATATTTGGGCCTCCAGGTTGGAAACCAAGTTACCTCATCACGGCAGCGGACAAAGCTCCTGAACCAACTCAGGTAAAAAAATACGATCCGAGACCACCGATGGGTGTGATGATTTACGTTGCCTTACAAGCGACCGTCCTTATGGCAGTGGGTCTTGTGATCTGGAAGGTGGCAAAAATCAATTTAGAACAAGACATGACAACTCTTGGAATTTTGTCTGTTGTGATTGTCTTCAGTTTGTTTTCGATTGATCGAACTATGGAAATGAAACGATGGTCAAGAAGGACGGAAGTGGTAAGAAACTTTCTATTTATTTTGGCTTTTGTTGCAACTCTAGTGTATTCCAATATTCCTAATATTGAAATTTTTGCGATCCCTCTCATTGGCCTCTCGTTTGTATCCCTTGTTTGGATTCTCATCAAACGAAAGACCTTCTTTGATTTGAGTAATATTTCTAATACTTGGTATTAG
- a CDS encoding LTA synthase family protein — protein sequence MKKLFSTLPFYIRFHLLLAGLGIVFLTIYRVAFFTMYSYRIQDKSLWIVLKAFLKGARFDISVLCVLLGFSLVYSSLHFLNRNRVYRAVWRTLPVVFIILLLFLLIADLIYYENGNKHLGYEAFAYLGFEMLPLVGSAFSQNPFLFLLGILVIGGIGLGIYKIQSKFPYSHVTLHYKWAGLQFLIVLALLVLGIRGGVQTSPLRTSDAIITKETIINDLVLNPGFTVITDLKMTKVDDRHYMKLGESSAIVQKEVAYPGASFVSEEYPLLRKTTFSSTKPLPHIVVIVLEGWTGKFIDIIGTGKVEGKVVTPYFNQLIRQGMFFKNFFASGGRTTNGLMALMGGIPDRPGLTAVRTPQILNRFSGLGNISKTIGYETLFVTGTDLSFNNKGSIMYHWGFDTLVGKSELEKNPEYRTGPWSYLDEASLDAMHQKLLNVKPEKPIVSVIHTGTTHYPYKVPDEKFRLFESTTQDSEYLNVLHYADFALNEYMEKAKKAPYFKDTIFFFVSDHSHHRFLNYYEDRNVPLLIYAPGKIKPELREDITSQLDLIPTILGFMEREVYFSVMGRDLRKVKGSSAYFAYGNIFGWIEDDFLYYQSVSGGQGETKTIKSPFVDLGLCYQDINLCKKHGDKTKAFLNLGDELLKSNKLFPSESVLKEIKSNTKY from the coding sequence ATGAAAAAACTATTTTCTACATTGCCGTTTTACATTCGGTTCCATTTACTCCTTGCGGGTCTTGGAATCGTTTTTCTCACCATCTACCGTGTTGCTTTTTTTACCATGTATTCTTATCGGATCCAAGACAAGTCTCTTTGGATTGTTTTAAAAGCATTTCTAAAAGGAGCAAGGTTTGATATTTCCGTTTTATGCGTGTTACTTGGATTTAGTTTGGTCTATTCTTCGTTACATTTTTTAAACAGGAACCGTGTGTATCGGGCGGTGTGGCGGACTTTACCCGTTGTGTTTATCATTTTATTGTTATTCCTTCTCATTGCAGATTTGATTTATTATGAGAATGGAAACAAACATTTAGGGTATGAGGCTTTTGCTTATCTCGGCTTTGAGATGTTACCACTCGTGGGATCTGCCTTTTCGCAAAATCCATTTTTGTTTTTACTCGGAATTCTTGTGATTGGTGGAATTGGTTTGGGAATTTATAAAATCCAATCCAAGTTTCCTTATTCTCATGTGACCTTACATTATAAATGGGCAGGCCTTCAATTCTTAATTGTACTCGCACTTCTTGTCTTAGGAATTCGTGGGGGAGTCCAAACAAGTCCACTACGAACAAGTGATGCCATCATCACCAAAGAAACCATTATCAATGATTTGGTTTTAAATCCTGGTTTTACAGTCATCACGGATTTAAAGATGACCAAGGTGGATGACCGCCACTATATGAAGCTCGGCGAATCGAGTGCCATCGTTCAAAAAGAAGTGGCTTATCCTGGTGCCAGTTTCGTGAGTGAAGAATACCCACTTCTAAGAAAAACTACTTTCTCCTCTACAAAACCTTTACCTCATATTGTGGTGATTGTTCTGGAAGGTTGGACGGGTAAGTTTATCGATATCATTGGAACTGGAAAGGTAGAAGGGAAGGTTGTGACTCCTTACTTCAACCAACTGATCCGGCAAGGGATGTTCTTTAAGAATTTTTTTGCAAGTGGGGGAAGGACCACCAATGGACTTATGGCTCTTATGGGTGGAATTCCGGATAGACCTGGGTTAACAGCCGTTCGTACCCCGCAAATCCTCAACCGTTTTTCTGGATTAGGAAATATATCCAAAACCATTGGGTATGAAACTTTGTTTGTAACAGGAACAGACCTTAGTTTTAACAATAAGGGAAGTATCATGTACCACTGGGGGTTTGATACTCTTGTCGGTAAATCTGAGTTAGAAAAAAATCCAGAGTATAGAACGGGGCCTTGGAGTTATTTAGATGAGGCGTCACTAGATGCGATGCATCAGAAACTTCTGAATGTAAAACCTGAAAAACCAATTGTATCTGTGATTCATACAGGAACCACACACTACCCTTACAAAGTTCCCGATGAAAAGTTTCGATTGTTCGAATCCACGACGCAAGATAGTGAATACTTAAATGTTCTGCATTATGCAGATTTTGCTCTGAACGAATATATGGAAAAAGCCAAAAAAGCGCCTTATTTTAAGGATACCATTTTCTTTTTTGTTTCTGACCACAGCCACCACAGGTTCCTCAATTACTATGAAGATAGAAATGTCCCTTTGTTGATTTATGCACCCGGAAAAATCAAACCGGAACTCAGGGAAGACATCACATCGCAACTCGATTTGATTCCCACCATCCTTGGGTTTATGGAAAGAGAAGTGTACTTTAGTGTGATGGGGCGTGACTTAAGGAAAGTGAAAGGTTCTTCTGCTTATTTTGCTTATGGAAATATCTTTGGATGGATTGAGGATGACTTTTTGTATTACCAATCAGTGTCTGGTGGGCAAGGAGAAACAAAAACCATTAAGTCCCCGTTTGTAGATTTGGGGCTTTGTTACCAAGATATCAACTTATGTAAAAAACATGGGGATAAAACAAAGGCGTTTTTAAATTTAGGAGACGAACTCCTGAAGTCGAACAAATTGTTCCCTTCGGAGTCCGTTCTAAAAGAGATAAAATCTAATACCAAGTATTAG
- a CDS encoding PQQ-dependent sugar dehydrogenase has product MKIQLFVLFSFLSLSVACDDLGRSILKNYNKKYETDGQVLGSKPLFIGVDSGRKQVAIALQEVVKVKEPTDIQFPPGDSPFLFALEKTGDMILFHREKKISRVLAKFNVITDSEEGLLGLAFHPQFPKQPKVYTNYVKSIANKDVTIVSEWVVENPTNYETMKLVNERVLLQVEQPYPNHNGGQLAFGLDGHLYIGLGDGGWRADPKNNGQNPNTLLGSILRINPSPDLGLKKPYSIPSDNPFVGKVGFAPETFAYGIRNPWRMSFSPDGRLLVADVGQDAYEEVDIIVSGKNYGWNQTEGFHCFTDGCNPALYEPPFYEYGREEGQSITGGYVYTGSEIPALKGMYVFGDFIQGKIWAIPVPKPGENTKVTETIALGKWNLLIPTFGRDNDGEIFIADYQSGTIYKMVKP; this is encoded by the coding sequence ATGAAAATCCAACTCTTTGTATTGTTTTCCTTTTTGTCTTTGTCTGTAGCTTGCGATGATTTAGGTCGTAGCATCCTAAAAAATTACAATAAAAAATATGAAACCGATGGGCAGGTCCTTGGATCTAAACCTCTTTTTATTGGAGTCGATTCAGGTCGTAAACAAGTCGCCATTGCTTTGCAAGAGGTGGTGAAAGTAAAGGAACCAACGGACATCCAGTTTCCACCGGGGGACAGTCCCTTTTTATTTGCCCTTGAAAAAACAGGAGATATGATCCTTTTCCACAGGGAAAAAAAGATAAGTCGTGTTTTGGCAAAATTTAATGTGATTACGGATAGTGAAGAAGGACTTCTTGGTTTGGCTTTCCACCCACAATTTCCCAAACAACCCAAGGTATATACCAATTACGTAAAGTCGATTGCGAATAAAGACGTCACTATCGTTTCCGAGTGGGTCGTGGAAAATCCAACTAACTATGAAACAATGAAACTTGTAAACGAACGAGTGTTATTGCAAGTGGAACAACCTTATCCCAACCACAATGGGGGCCAGTTGGCATTTGGACTCGATGGACATTTGTACATTGGACTAGGAGATGGGGGATGGAGAGCCGATCCTAAAAACAACGGACAAAATCCAAATACCTTGCTTGGTTCTATTTTAAGAATCAATCCGAGTCCAGACCTTGGTTTGAAAAAGCCATATTCCATCCCTTCTGACAATCCTTTTGTGGGGAAAGTTGGTTTTGCACCAGAAACTTTTGCTTACGGAATTCGGAATCCTTGGAGGATGAGTTTTTCACCTGACGGACGTTTGCTTGTTGCAGATGTTGGGCAAGATGCCTACGAAGAAGTGGATATCATTGTTTCCGGTAAAAACTATGGATGGAACCAAACAGAAGGTTTTCATTGTTTTACTGACGGATGTAATCCTGCACTTTACGAACCTCCTTTTTATGAATACGGTAGAGAGGAAGGACAATCCATCACTGGTGGTTATGTTTATACTGGTTCGGAGATTCCAGCTCTAAAAGGAATGTATGTTTTTGGAGATTTTATCCAAGGTAAAATTTGGGCGATTCCCGTTCCGAAACCAGGAGAAAATACCAAGGTCACGGAAACGATCGCTCTTGGAAAATGGAACTTACTCATTCCAACTTTTGGACGGGATAATGACGGCGAAATTTTTATCGCGGACTACCAATCGGGAACCATTTATAAAATGGTAAAACCATAA
- a CDS encoding transmembrane 220 family protein, whose amino-acid sequence MKLFRILCIPIFLYFAYLQLNDPDPYLWFPLYAAVAAIALAGLFRKVPRFVGWILIPIYLVLAGYYFSQTPYFGMEVEEVREFLGLLIASAAIGILVFKK is encoded by the coding sequence ATGAAACTCTTTCGAATCCTCTGTATCCCTATTTTCCTCTACTTTGCCTATTTGCAATTGAATGACCCAGATCCCTACCTTTGGTTCCCTCTCTACGCAGCTGTGGCAGCCATTGCTCTTGCCGGTTTGTTCCGGAAAGTTCCCAGGTTTGTGGGATGGATCTTAATCCCAATTTACTTAGTTCTGGCAGGGTATTACTTTTCACAAACTCCGTATTTTGGTATGGAAGTGGAAGAAGTGAGAGAGTTTTTGGGGCTTTTGATTGCCAGTGCGGCAATCGGGATTCTTGTCTTTAAAAAATAA